GATCCACCTGACCAAATTAGGCAAAAGCATTTTTCCCAACATTCTGGCATATCTGTTGATGTGATGGACAAGAGAAAGCTGGTGACAGACAAGTGTGTAAATGGTAGACCAGGATGCTAAGCAGGGGATGCAGAGTTATGTGGACAGAAGAGATATCAGGAATTACATACAGGACTGAAGGGTGTCCACGTAAAGCATGTGCACTTAGGAGGTGCTGAGAGGACAGCACTGCAGGGGAAGCTCTACTGCCTTTCCTGGGAAATCAGAACAACTGGGTACCTCTTTGGAATGCCTGTATGCTAATGCAGATGGCATGGGGAACAGACAGGAGGAATTAGAtctgtgtgcagctgcagggctATGATCTCATTGGGATCATGGAGGCATGGTGAGATAGCTTGTGTGACTGGATGCTGACACGAATGGATAGATGATCTCTAAGAAGGACAGGATGGAAAGGAGAGAAGTCATCCAGTGGGAAGGTGTGGAGCTCTGCCTAGGGATGGGTGATGAGCCACTGGAGAATTTGTGGGCTAGGATGAGAGACCAGCCAGGGTGGGTGATGCTGTGTTGGGTGTCAGCCACAGACACATGAATGATGGGTAGAAATCTAGAAGCAACAGTAACTAAAATTACTTGAACTTTTCATTTGTAAAGCTCTTTCCACTTCCTTCCAATTTGGGAATGACATTTTTGAAGTCTAAACTCTTCTCACAAGTATTTTTAGAAAGTCTGAACAAAAACAGTTTAGCCATCTTTGTAACATGACTGCTATGAAGGCATTCATTTGCTATGACACATTTTTGGCAGAGAGCTCTTGAGCAGCTTTAGGACCTCATTGAAATGTCcaaaagtgttttcaaaatcaCTGTGTAATTATGACTGGCTATAATAATGATTAGAGACTTCTCCCAGGGATCAGAGACTTTAAGCATTAGACAGTGTGCAAGGGACaatgaagaacaaaagaatTTGCTAGCACCCGTCCGCATGTCCAGAGGTGAGCAGGACACTGCAGGGAACATGTTACGGAGCTGGCAAACCATGGTCAGCGATGGAGAGCTAACTGGATGTGGGCCCACATTGCTGCTGGCATTTGGCAAATGGCCTCAAACTtcaccagggcaggtttagatggagctgaggaacaattccttccccaaagggtgctcaggcattggaacaggctgcccagggcagtgctggagtccacatccctgcaagtgttcacgCATGGTgtggatgaggccctcagtgccatgggttagtggtggcctcagcagtgctgggacaaaggttggacttgatgatcttgcaggtcttttccaacctggttgattctgtgattctctgaagTGCTCAGTGATTGAGCAGAAGATGGACTATCTGAAAGTAAAGTTTTAAAATTGCCAGAAGATGGAATAATTATATCACACTTCCCACTCTCTGTTTGATCTTGTTACACAAGCGTGAGTGAGTGTGAAATTAGATGCTCTCCTTATAGAAGCATTACAGATTAGTTCCGCTTGCTATGGTTTTGGTTCCATTATTAGAGCTACATTTCTCCCAAACTTTGGAAGTTTGACTTTATTTAACTGTTTCTAATGGTCACACTTTATGAATTCTCCTTTtgtgtttcatagaatcccagcctcGTATGtgttgcaagggaccttaaagctcatccagttccaacccctgccttgggcagggaccccttccactgcagcagctgctccaagcccctgtgtccaacctggccttgagcactgccagggatggggcagccacagcttctctgggcaccctgtgccagcgcctcagcaccctcccagggaacagcttctgcctcagagctcagctcaatctcccctgttctggcagttcaagccattccccttgtcctgtccctacaggcccttgtctccaggtttcttgttgcCCCTTTAGGTCCTGGAAGTTCATGTCTATACAATGAACCCATGCCCCTGAAGACACAAATGTGGAGGAATTGCAGACTTTTGGAGAACGTGGTATTTTCTGAAACTGTGTTTCTTGAATCCATGTTTTCCATGGCACCCCATGATCAGAAACCATGGAGTGCTACTCCTGAGAAACACCATTAACACTGAGTTGAAGCAAGGGGACATTCTTTCCTAAAGCTTTTGGATTAAAAATTATCAGGCATTTTTCGGTCAACAGCTGATTCCATGAAAAGAAGtacattttaacttttaaaattccAACATCATCTGACCTTTCAACTGATATACTGCTGAATTAGAAGAGTAAGAATTATTGCTGCCTTTCCCCCAAGCTGTTCTTTTTGAGTTGCATTAAAATGGAATATATTTGGGCATGAAAGATGACAGCTCCTTTTCATGGccttttacagtatttttgttGTGACTGGTCAGATGCTTTTATCTAAAGCTTTGTTCTTTTGAGTGGGGAAAAGTATTCAGAGGATTTAAGGGAGTGATGGagttttcagaggaaataaatatttcacacaATACTTAGTGCTGGTTGGGAAATGGGATTTCATGATGGCAGAGCTCCATGCTCTGTTGGAACCCTTGTTGACTGTGATGGACATCAGAGTTCATACTGCAGCTTGGCACAGGTTCTGTTTGTAGTAGGGGTGATTCTCCTTGTGTGGCAGCCTGTACCCATGGTGGGATGTACCCAAAATGTGCCTTTGGCAAGTGACTGGTAGGGGTGGAAGGTGGTGTCTGTGGCTGCCCTTGCTGGGTCATGCCGAATCAGAGCAGGGTCTGGCACCTTGCTGGGAAACTGGAGGTACATGGGAAGCAGATCAATGGGCAGAGCATCTCGGAATGTGCTTGGGAAGGGAAAATGTGTTGGACTTGTTGGCATAGTGGAAATGCAAAGTGTAGCCTGAGATGGATAGGAACAGAACTCTGATTGTGATGAAATTACAGCTGATAGTTTAGGGAGAAGAACAAAGGACTAAATAGTGTTTGATTTGACCATTCTTGCAACTTTTAAATAGGACTGGAGTAGAAAATAACCCTTGGCTCTCTGATCCAGTGGCATGTGCTGCTCtcccagcaggcagggcagagagGTGCCTGAGGCAGCACAATGCCACAGGAGCCACCTGGGATGGTGACAGGGACAGGGACTGACAGGGCAGGCgctgtgcagctcctgcagagccagCCCTACTCGTGGGACTGCAGCGGCGGTATCTGCAGCCCCGGATATCCAGCACTTTACACTTTCCCCCTCCAGAGCCTGGAATCTTTCATGCTGAGTAATTATGGAATACTGAAATTGGAGGTGGCAAGAGCCCATGGAGGGAAGCACTCTCCTCTGCCCACAGGAGATTGCTCAGAGTGATTAAAAATGGGAATTCAACCAATTATGCACCTACTAGTTCCAGTTCATCCACTATGAACTATCTCGTATCATCTGTCTTTGTAAGCAGCATGAATGGATTATCACGTTCCATTCTCAAATCATCAGCAAGGCGGATTTATGTCGAGTCTTTGTATCTCCGAGCAAACTGGGACATGTAAACCTCTCCCAGCACCGCCACTGCGTGTTCCGAAGGAGGAAATGCAAACATCCCAGTCCTGATTCCTGCGGGGAGCTCCGGCGACCTTCAGCTCGAGGGAAGTTGCACTGAGGGGCTGTGTCTGGCTCTGTCCGCTCACAGCTCTGTACAGCCGAGGCGGCGCTGGCTGCCGGTGATGTAATGcgccctcccctcctgcccgGTGCGGGCTGAACGGCGGCGGCTGCCTCTGCACCCCCGTTTCCCGGTGTaaagctgctccctgcagcaccgGGGGCCGGTCTGTGGCTCCCTCCCGTGGGGCTGCCCCGAGCAGCGGCCGCGGTGCGCTCAGCCCGGCCCCTGTGCTGCGGGCGGCCGGTACCGGCGATGCCAACCGGGGCAGCCCCGTCCCGGCCGTGAGCGGCAGGTGGCGCCCGTGAGCCGCGTGGGGACAGCGCCGCCCCCCCTCCCGCACGTGTGAAAAGCCGCGAGCAGCCCCGCGCCCGGCACTGCCGCTCCTCCCGCTGCGGTGGGGACCGCTCGACCGACGGACACAGACCGACCCAGAACGACCCACACCGACCCAGACCGGCCCAGACCGACCCAGCCCGACCATCGCCATGGAGCGCTCGCTCTGGACCCCGCAGGCTCCGCACCCGGCGAGCCCGCATCCCGCAGCGCAGGGGCGGCGGTTACAGTGAGCGGCACCGCGCCCCGGCAGCGGGTAGGAGCACCGCTGACCTGTTGAAAGAGCCGGGCTTGTCCCGCTGCCCCTtgtctttttccctttatttggtatttttcctccttctcgACGGGGGAAGTTTGCTCCCCAGCCTGTGGCTCAGCTTCCTCCAcaccctttcctcctcctcttcctccggTATTCCAGGATCCTCTCTCTGGAGCCGGGAGTGGTTCCCGTCGTAACCCCCAGCCCGGCCCAGCCGCCCCGGGCGCTGGAGCCGGGGGTGCCCCCTCGGGAGCGGCCGGCGGGCTCTGCGCTCGCCCTTTCCCCTGAGCGGCGGTGGGGCTGCCCCAGAGGGGTTGTAGCCCCCGGTCGGGGGGTGTCCCCTCCCCGGGTGCCACCATGTCCAAAGTGGCGTCGGAAAGTTGCGGGGCGGCGCCGGCCGAGGACTTGTCCAAGGTGTCGGACGAGGAGCTGCTCAAGTGGAGCAAGGAGGAGCTGATCCGCAGCCTCCGCCGAGCCGAAGCCGAGAAGATGAGCGCGATGCTGGACCACAGCAACCTCATCCGCGAGGTGAACCGCCGCCTCCAGCTGCACCTCGGCGAAATCCGCGGCTTGAAGGTAGCGGGGTGGGCAGGGTGGGAGCCCCGAAGTTGCTGCCGTGTCTCGGCGTCCCGTCGGGAGCCGTCTCAGCAGGTGGATGCCCTGGGAGGAGCCGGTACCGAGAGTGCATTGGAAAGTGAACAAGGGCTGGAGTGAATAAGTAGCCTTTGAGACCGCTTAAAAGGCAAGGGTTTGGTTAAGAGAGCACAATCTGCTCTCCTGCAGTCTGTGGAGCATGGCTCTCATGACTGCCTCCGTGTACTTTGCGTTGATAAAACCCCTTAAGTCTGGTCACCTTTGTGTTAGACTTCATGCTTTTTGGGCAGATTAAACTACCCTGCCTTAAAGTGTACATGAAAGAGTAGCATGCAGAGCTGTAGACCTTCAAAAGGTTTTATGTAGCTTagtctgttttctgtcactgtctTAAGATGACTTACTCGTATGATGGGCTGCTGGAGAGAGCTGCTCACctccaggctgcagagcagcatgagGCAGGTGCTGGTACACCCTTGGGTTCTGTTTTGGGATGATCAGAACCAATCCCAAGTTTATTGTCTGAAAAAGATGTCTGGTAACTCGTCTCTGATCGAGCCATTTTCCATTGTACTGTAGCTTCTGCTACAGTCAGGGGCAGACCAAGTCTCTAATAACTTAACCCTTCTTAACTGAGCTCTTTTGGTGGATGAGGAGCATAGTCCCCGATGTTTCCTTCCCAATTCCAAGGAATAGATAATATATAGTTTCCCTGCCTTAGTATGCACACATGTATTATAGACCTAGAAAGTTATCTTAAAGCAAGCAGGACTACAAAACCTTTTATGCCTTGTTGCTTTGGGAGAGGACATTGTCTTTAGTAAGTACCTTCAGTGAGGTGAGGTTggagggaaagaggggaaaCAGGGATGTAGATTGGGCTTTAGAATTATTATTATGTAAGAGTACATTAAAAGGCAGTTCTTGACTTGCAGAATGGCTTTAATCAGCTAAAAGATTGAGAAAGCATCTTTGATAACAGTGTGGCATAAAATAAATAGCATGTGGGGGAAGATTGTTCCTATCTCCCAAGTTGTGCAAAGTAGGAGTGTATGTGTACGTCTCTCCTGCCTCTTCTTGACAATCTGGGGGTAGAAAAGACCCATCCATGATAGTACTTTAGTAAAAATAGAGCTTAAAGTGTTAAATGTAAGCTGAATTGCAGCTATGTGCGAAGGTGATATCATAGAGATCGATGCGACTTCCAGATAAGTAGCAAAACAGACCAAGATGTGTAGGAAGGAGTGACAAATTCCTCTCTCCATTCTGAACTCCTTAAGTGATGTTTCACTTCCACCTTTTGTTTAGATGCCTCAGCTGCAACTTTGAAAAGGAATTAGGGAGAATGAGTATGAGCCCTGGCTTGATGTCTGAACatctcctcctttgtcctgtgTGGAGTAACTGGTCTATGAGTCAGGATGAGCTGTGCCTGGTTTCAGTGAATGGATGCTTCCTGCCTCTGAGTGACTGGCTGTGGGCTTCCACAACTGTTTTATTCCACTGTGGGGTTGTTTAAAATCCCTTTCACAGCCCAGATTTTAAAGGGTACCTTGTAACCTCACTGAAATTTTTCCTTTGTCAAATATGGGTTGAAATTGGTCAAGTTCAAAGTTATTTGGAGGCAAAGATCAGATAAACACATGCAGTAGAGTTACAAAAGCTTCCTTTTCTTAAGAAATAGTGTTAAACTGGTCTTTCCATAAGGCTATTTTGTTACCAGTTGTGGCTAGTCTCTATTTCTCATGCCTTACATAAGAAGGAATGGATATTTAGATGGGAGAAAGATAAACATGGTCACAAGCCATTTTAGTAAAACTAGGAGGCTAAAATACTGAAGATGTTTTTTTTGGCACATTATTCTCCTGTAGCAATAGCTTGAACGTTTTTGCTTCAGAGCATTTGCTTCACACTGTTCCTCCCTCAGAGAAGGGCATGGAATCATGTACTTCATTTTCACTCCTAACAAAAACCTGTGACAGCCGATTATTTTATGGCAGAGTGGTTGGAGCAGTCCTGGTTAAGTAATGCCTGACAAGGTTCTGTCATGCAAATCTGAAACAAAGCCAAAGAAAGGCTGTTTTTCTAAATCTCTCAAATGTTCACCCTTCTATGTGAATGTGCTTTAGGGAACAGAGAGCATAAATGTTAATAAGTAATTATTTAAGCAAGATTACAGTTTCTGATGTACTTTGCAGTTCTGTTCAGCTCTAACTTGCAGGTGAATATACCTCAGGGGAGTGAGATCATCATGAGAGTGCAGATGGTCTTTGCTAAGTCAGAAACTAAATTATTCACATGATTAGCATGAAAATGAATTAAGCATCCAAAACTTTTATGCTGTATCACAGGTTTGTCTTTGAGCCCTTCTAGATTAGCTCCAGGTGATCAATGCTTTTTACTGGCCAGCAGCTTTGCTTGTTTGAAGCATGATGCTGTTATAATATTGCCAGATCTACACACACAACTGCTTGTGCCTTACTTGAATGCTTAGGTGATGAGTTTATAGCAGGGCTGTTCACTAGCTTGTATAATGTGATTCTTTTAGACACTTCTCTGTCACGatgatttttctcttgaagGATATCAACCAGAAGCTGCAAGAAGATAACCAAGAACTGCGAGacctttgctgctttctggatGATGACAGGCAGAAGGGCAAGAAGGTGTCCCGAGAATGGCAGAGACTGGGCAGGTACAGCGCTAGTATTATGCACAAAGAGGTTGCCTTATACTTACAGAAGCTGAAAGAACTGGAAGTGAGACAAGAAGAAGTGGTTAAGGAGAACCTGGAGCTGAAGGAATTGTGTGTGTTGCTGGATGAGGAGAAGGGTGGTGGAGCAGGCAGTCGGAGCTCTATCGACAGCCAGATCAGCCTGTGCCAGTTAACTGCAACAAGTGCTTACATCAGAGATGTTGGTGATGGGAGTAGTACTTCTAGCACAGGAAGCACAGATAGTCCAGACCATCATAAACATCATCCAAGTACTAGTCCAGAGCATCTCCAGAAAACTCGGGGTGAAGGAAGCCCTGAGCATCAGAAACACCGCAGCATAAGCCCAGAGCACCTGCAGAAGCCAAGGAGCTCTGGCAGTCCTGACCATCACCTGAAAGGACCCAGTCCAGAACATCACAAAACCATTGTCAAAGCACCTGAACAacaaaagcacagcagcagcagcccagaaaCGATCccaaagcatgttttgagtAGCAGCCctgaacattttcaaaagcagaggCCGGGTAGTAGTCCTGAGCAtcaaaagcacagcagtggCAGCCCAGATCATCTTCAGAAGCACACGCTGAGTGGAAGTACAGAACATCTCCACAAAGTGAGGGGTACAAGCCCTGAGCATCTCAAACAACACTATGGAGGGAGTCCAGAGCATCTCAAACATCTCAGTGGAGGCAGCAGAGAAGGTACCCTCAGGAGACAAGTAACAGATGACCTGTCACCTCACCACAGGAGTATATACAATGGAATGAATGGTGGGTCAATACCTTTAGTGAAAACTCATTTTGAAAATTACTAAGGTAGTTTCAGTGCTAATTTCAGCTATTTCTGGAAAAGGAATAATGTTTTATGTGAAGTGAAAGGTACCAAGTCTGGTGTTGGCATTATTCCTTTAGCAAGTGATGTAATCGGAGTCCTTCCAGTAGGTGTTGAGTAGATtacaaaagcagaggaaaagtaCATCTTGAGTGTTGGTGTAAGGTACCACGGAGCAGCTCTTGGCTGTGATCCTGTTCTGTGGCTGGTAGACATAAACTTTGTCCCTAGGCAGACCTCTGTTTACATCAGAGAGGAGTTGCGTGGGTTTGAGTCAGCAGAATGGAGGTGAATGTCTTCAGTTTCATTTCCACCTTCCCAACCTCCTCTTTCTGTAGCTTTAAAGATGTAATAATTTCCTGTTTgttgctggaaggctgcttctGTCCTTTTCCATAAGATTTGGACAAGACCCCAGATGAAGATCTGGGCTCAATATAAATGAGTCTGCTCCTAAAGATCTGCAAAGCCTTGAGCTTGTGTGTGTTTAAttacaataaattaaaaatgaaggcAGATCTTAAGGTTGGGGGTTTGTGTTGTTACCGCTGCATTTTAGAATGATACCAAATAAACATGCTTCTAAGCACAAGCTTTAAGAGCTGTGTATTCCCTCTGAAACGATTTAAAGTAGTCACACTGaagcattttgttattttgaagACAAACAGTTGCAATCAtactgaaatgaatgaaatacagcaaaggaaattattaaacCAGAGTTCAAGCATCCTCTTATGCTGTAGAAATAACTTTTTACAGACTTGGCAGGATTTTTGTAGTCTGCTCCAGTTTGTTTTCACAAAGGAAAATAGCATTGTAGCTGCAAACCCATTTCTCAGACCTTTACTCTTAGATTTGAAGTCAAGCTCTGTGGAAAGTGATGATTTTGTCTTAGTGAACTGTCTGGAATGGAGTTCATGTCTTTGTACTCTATAAGCAGCTGTAGAAGTTGTGTTGCAAAATGCCTTCAGCTAAGATAACTCGCTCTGTTGGGGTAAATCCAGATTACTTTCAGGGAAATGCATATGCTTGACAGGGCTGAGGAACCCAAAGTGGTTAAATGTAGAGACTTCtctttttaatgattttaaaatgattGAGATGAGTGTATGACTGTGAAGCCATGCAATGCACAAGTTACAGGTCTGTCTTACAAGAACTTCtgttaaatactgtatttctttctccatccagttctttctgtttaaaagtgACCTGGCTGTAAGTAACATGAAGTATGGGACCAGACTTCCCCACGTGGCTTCTTTGTCACATTTGAGAGGTTCATCAATCTGATCCCTGGTTATGTACAAAGGAGATCTGAGGTTTTAAAGCTCATGCACAAAGGGATGGGGTTTCTGCTCCCAGCAGGGTGGACTTCCTGGTATTTTCTTAGTCCGAATACTCTTGTCAAGAGCTCAGCCATGTTATTGACAGTGCAAGGAAAGCAGTTCCTTCTTTAAACCTGAGTTGACTGGTGTCCGTTGCGCAGAGTATTTGAGCTATCTGCAATTTGGACCCGGGCCacaagatgctggagagggcaGCTGGTGATTTGCAAGTCTGTTTATTGACTTTAATCAGAGCTTTGCCTGTCCTGTGCTTTATATAATCATTCTTGCAGAGAGCTTCTCTCACCAGTAGGATGTCAAACCTCTCTCCTTTCATATTTATCTAGTTTGATGCAAGCATGAGGCTTAGTTCTGACTTCTGTCTGACCTTGGACAGTGCTAAAACTCTTGACAGCTTTACTCTGAGGAAGAAGCCTTAAACTTCAAGAACATACTTGATCTTCACAGCAAGGCTGAATCCTTTTAgagtttttgtgttttgcttttgccaGCTGCTGTAAAGGTGTGAAGAACAGTTAATATGGAAGCAGTAGAAGTGCTGACTGCTATTGCTTGTTATTGCTAAAGTAATGTATAGATCTTAATGTGCCTGTTCTGAGTCTGCCTATATACATGAACCTGCCAATTGAGTAGAGATGGGAACTGTGACTTGTAGAGAAAATCCTGATCTTTTGCATCCCTTGTAAGGACTGGTGGAACTCTGAAAACAGGAATTAGAAAGTGGCCTGTATACCTGGCCTTAAATTCCCATCAGTAATATAAAAGGATGCTATTTTTGATTCTTATCCGAAAAACATGTAGTAAATGTACTATATTGTGTTGGTGGAGCCTATTTTGTTTTACAACTTGGAGTATGATTGCACATACATTTTTCAGGGCACTTCCAATCTTATTGTAGTTCTTGTGGACTGTCATTTGAGCAGCAAGAGTGACAAATAGCAAAGAAATACTAACAGTTTTTGACTCCTCTGTAACTACAGGAATAAAGTAATCAGCACGTGGTAGGTTCAGTACAAGCCTCTCCTGTCCTCCTTGTTCTTAACTGAACCCTGAATCAGGTCTGAGAGGAGCTCT
This window of the Melopsittacus undulatus isolate bMelUnd1 chromosome 3, bMelUnd1.mat.Z, whole genome shotgun sequence genome carries:
- the CCDC85A gene encoding coiled-coil domain-containing protein 85A isoform X2 gives rise to the protein MSKVASESCGAAPAEDLSKVSDEELLKWSKEELIRSLRRAEAEKMSAMLDHSNLIREVNRRLQLHLGEIRGLKDINQKLQEDNQELRDLCCFLDDDRQKGKKVSREWQRLGRYSASIMHKEVALYLQKLKELEVRQEEVVKENLELKELCVLLDEEKGGGAGSRSSIDSQISLCQLTATSAYIRDVGDGSSTSSTGSTDSPDHHKHHPSTSPEHLQKTRGEGSPEHQKHRSISPEHLQKPRSSGSPDHHLKGPSPEHHKTIVKAPEQQKHSSSSPETIPKHVLSSSPEHFQKQRPGSSPEHQKHSSGSPDHLQKHTLSGSTEHLHKVRGTSPEHLKQHYGGSPEHLKHLSGGSREGTLRRQVTDDLSPHHRSIYNGMNGCVEETWRCCRVVPWN
- the CCDC85A gene encoding coiled-coil domain-containing protein 85A isoform X1, which encodes MSKVASESCGAAPAEDLSKVSDEELLKWSKEELIRSLRRAEAEKMSAMLDHSNLIREVNRRLQLHLGEIRGLKDINQKLQEDNQELRDLCCFLDDDRQKGKKVSREWQRLGRYSASIMHKEVALYLQKLKELEVRQEEVVKENLELKELCVLLDEEKGGGAGSRSSIDSQISLCQLTATSAYIRDVGDGSSTSSTGSTDSPDHHKHHPSTSPEHLQKTRGEGSPEHQKHRSISPEHLQKPRSSGSPDHHLKGPSPEHHKTIVKAPEQQKHSSSSPETIPKHVLSSSPEHFQKQRPGSSPEHQKHSSGSPDHLQKHTLSGSTEHLHKVRGTSPEHLKQHYGGSPEHLKHLSGGSREGTLRRQVTDDLSPHHRSIYNGMNESTLSYVRQLEARVRQLEEENRMLPQVVWRKLGDAAGSCPGIRQHLSGNQYKGPM